A region from the Poecilia reticulata strain Guanapo linkage group LG12, Guppy_female_1.0+MT, whole genome shotgun sequence genome encodes:
- the LOC103473595 gene encoding RIMS-binding protein 2-like isoform X8 has product MRDQTTSTKMEDLLRESQRELQWIQRQLAMIGARNRHHQHLLHIKGKSKSEFSSQQGVGHAAVHNVNRFRVLEEKNRALKQEVVALRQEKQHYRKVKAKLHAALQERNRLNLELINHQLRASKHEQVRCDYVQLRQTFATVSREKDKAQKERSQLQARVENLEHVLKHMNEALQLKQQLQTEYERGLVAFHSKQKEINQLQKAWDQTDQQHEEAVQLLEVKLCGLEQKCRSHSDHFHQLSKRLPNIRLQSEPVEFLNSNSTLVSQVPTSPEEKLSQVIDEFEARLQKGDESAPNAQLLIPQFSPCPLQTEDSEAFKLLSVKSSTVATDRSSSPRQHPPSEMEDETRSSPRSKPRYTGQVRLCTARYSYNPYDGPNEHPEAELPLVAGKYLYVYGDMDDDGFYEGELLDGQRGLVPSNFVEFVQDKEKLIGEGGEDLGPLEHMSLALMTVDGGASQDVMLGSSNSLVPCSNGTGGTLDPEDLAEDVVPYPRKITLIKQLARSVIVAWEPPVVPLGWGNISGYNVLVDGELRASIPYTGRTKCLLEKLDLDSCIYRVSVQSVTDRGLSDELRCTVLVGANVVVAPCGMRVDDIQRDTAELSWLPSNSNYSHTVYLDGAEHAVVKPGRYRLRFHNLNPLTVYKVQVVAQPHQVPWQLPLEQRERKEAGVEFCTQAAGPTPYCRTGPPMPPQDVQVLCGQAPGVLQVCWKPPILSPTGTSNGANVVGYAVCTKGQRIAEVLFPMADYVTIDLTRIQCLEAREVIVKTLSVQGESQDSQVAVIPNNLLVPLPALPLPPPMHPHVGPLPHPHPQPHLPSPHLPHPTPQLPPPPHGQPHPPHPQTHPRLPHPCGTPHPQPQPLHLQPRPLHQGPRPQHQLPLLPHPQPHPIPQRPVSARDLDAKEHTAHHGGAIPPGQPGWDPSRSPLQPPVPMQGHTLEAPHPVHLRSPSPQRILPQPQGTLIPDTVAKAIAREAAQRVAAESGKGDRRMGRFGEQGHSFHQHPSDEEEEDEEGFARGRRRGPSVDEFLRGSELGRPPHYSHNEDYHSESSRGSDLSDIMEEDEEELFSEMQLEEGRRRNSHNTPKTNSPGGGRHDRDNGRRIQHGGSHPKRRPLMVPSIDGCRNRDRRSPTYYDESEPEEPFRIFVALFDYDPLSMSPNPDAADEELPFKEGQIIKVYGDKDTDGFYRGAIKGRMGLLPCNMVSEIRADDEETMDQLIKQGFLPLSTPVDKIEQNRRGLRRDQASRRMVALYDYDPRESSPNVDVEAELTFCAGDIIAVFGDIDEDGFYYGELNGHRGLVPSNFLEEVPDDVEVYLTDTPSHYPQEEPANRPPANSAAAVSEGKRVTAENTDTANNITTPVRAPSPIVRPLLPGTMRPLSPLRGHHVPLDPRDPQDLANKKKKGILSKGKKLLKRLSPVKQQ; this is encoded by the exons GTGCGATGCGACTATGTCCAGCTGAGACAAACGTTTGCCACAGTGAGCCGGGAGAAAGACAAGGCCCAGAAGGAAAGGAGCCAACTCCAGGCCAGAGTCGAAAATCTGGAACATGTGCTAAAG CATATGAACGAAGCCTTGCAGCTAAAACAACAATTGCAGACAGAGTATGAGCGAGGATTGGTGGCCTttcacagcaaacagaaagagatCAATCAGCTACAAAAG GCTTGGGATCAAACTGACCAACAGCATGAGGAAGCAGTACAGTTATTAGAG GTCAAACTTTGTGGCCTGGAGCAGAAATGCAGGTCACACAGTGATCACTTCCACCAGCTGTCGAAAAGGCTGCCAAACATCCGTTTGCAATCAGAGCCTGTGGAGTTCCTGAATAGTAATTCCACCTTGGTGTCCCAGGTCCCGACCTCACCAGAGGAGAAACTCTCCCAAGTCATTGATGAATTTGAAGCCCGGTTGCAGAAAG GTGATGAGAGTGCACCAAATGCTCAGCTTCTGATCCCTCAGTTTTCACCCTGCCCTCTGCAGACTGAAGACAGTGAAGCATTCAAACTGCTGTCTGTCAAATCCAGCACCGTAGCAACGGATCGCTCCAGCAGCCCCCGACAGCATCCCCCATCAGAG ATGGAGGATGAGACACGCTCATCACCAAGGTCTAAACCTCGCTACACAGGCCAGGTCCGCCTTTGCACTGCCCGTTACAG TTATAACCCTTATGATGGACCGAATGAACATCCTGAAGCAGAGCTCCCTCTTGTGGCTGGAAAATATCTATACGTGTACGGAGACATGGACGATGATGGCTTTTATGAAG GGGAGTTGCTGGATGGTCAAAGAGGACTTGTTCCTTCCAACTTTGTGGAATTTGTCCAggataaagaaaaactaattggAGAGGGAGGGGAAGACTTAGGCCCTCTGGAACACATGTCCCTGGCCCTGATGACCGTGGATGGAGGTGCCTCCCAGGATGTAATGCTAGGCTCAAGTAATTCTCTCGTTCCATGCAGCAATGGGACAGGGGGGACCTTAGATCCTGAGGACTTAGCTGAGGATGTTGTGCCTTACCCCCGTAAGATAACCCTCATCAAGCAGCTGGCACGTAGTGTTATTGTGGCATGGGAGCCTCCAGTAGTGCCTTTGGGCTGGGGGAACATCTCTGGCTACAACGTATTAGTCGACGGGGAGCTTCGTGCCAGTATACCGTACACCGGCCGGACCAAGTGCTTGCTGGAAAAGCTGGACTTGGACAGCTGCATTTACCGTGTCTCCGTGCAGAGCGTCACCGACCGCGGCTTGTCGGATGAGCTCCGTTGCACCGTGCTGGTGGGAGCCAATGTGGTGGTGGCGCCGTGCGGCATGCGGGTGGATGACATCCAGCGGGACACTGCCGAGCTCTCCTGGCTGCCTAGCAACAGTAACTACAGTCACACTGTGTACTTAGATGGGGCGGAGCATGCTGTGGTAAAGCCTGGAAGGTATAGACTACGGTTCCACAACCTGAATCCCCTAACGGTGTATAAGGTCCAAGTGGTGGCACAACCCCATCAGGTGCCATGGCAACTGCCTCTGGAGCAGAGGGAGAGGAAAGAAGCCGGAGTGGAGTTTTGCACTCAAGCAGCAG GCCCAACACCATATTGCAGAACAG GTCCCCCGATGCCCCCGCAGGATGTCCAGGTGCTCTGTGGGCAGGCTCCAGGAGTTCTGCAAGTCTGCTGGAAGCCTCCCATCCTCTCTCCAACAGGCACATCTAATGGGGCAAATGTCGTTGGCTACGCAGTCTGCACTAAAGGACAAAGG ATAGCTGAGGTGCTGTTTCCAATGGCAGACTATGTCACTATTGATCTGACAAGGATTCAATGCCTGGAGGCCAGAGAAGTCATTGTTAAGACACTGTCAGTCCAGGGAGAATCCCAGGACTCCCAAGTCGCCGTCATTCCAAACAACCTGCTTGTGCCTCTACCCGCCCTGCCCCTGCCGCCCCCAATGCACCCACACGTGGGCCCTCTTCCACACCCTCATCCTCAGCCTCACCTCCCATCTCCTCACCTTCCTCACCCCACGCCCCAACTTCCGCCTCCGCCTCACGGGCAACCTCATCCTCCGCATCCACAAACCCATCCCAGACTTCCTCATCCATGCGGAACCCCGCACCCCCAACCACAGCCCTTACACCTGCAGCCTCGCCCTCTCCACCAGGGTCCCCGGCCCCAGCACCAACTGCCTCTGCTGCCCCACCCTCAACCCCACCCTATACCTCAGAGACCAGTAAGTGCCAGAGACCTGGATGCCAAAGAGCACACCGCCCACCATGGAGGAGCTATTCCGCCTGGCCAGCCCGGCTGGGACCCAAGTCGATCACCTTTGCAGCCTCCTGTGCCCATGCAAGGCCACACTCTGGAGGCCCCTCACCCTGTGCATTTGCGTTCCCCCTCCCCTCAGAGGATTCTTCCTCAGCCCCAAGGCACACTGATCCCAGATACCGTGGCTAAAGCTATTGCTCGAGAAGCAGCACAGAGGGTGGCAGCAGAAAGTGGCAAG ggAGACAGACGGATGGGGAGATTTGGAGAGCAGGGTCATTCATTTCACCAGCATCCCTctgatgaggaagaggaagatgaggagggaTTTGCACGAGGACGTCGGAGAGGACCCTCGGTTGACGAGTTTCTCAGAGGCTCTGAGTTGGGGAGGCCG CCTCACTATAGTCACAATGAAGATTATCACAGCGAGAGCAGCCGGGGCTCTGACCTGTCTGACATCatggaggaggatgaggaggagctgtTCTCTGAGATGCAGCTGGAAGAGGGACGACGACGCAACTCGCACAACACGCCCAAG ACTAACAGTCCTGGTGGAGGCCGCCATGACCGGGACAATGGCAGGCGAATTCAACATGGTGGATCACATCCTAAGAGGCGACCTCTAATGGTCCCATCCATTG aCGGCTGCAGGAATCGGGACCGACGCTCTCCAACGTACTATGACGAGTCAGAGCCTGAGGAACCTTTTCGGATATTTGTGGCGCTCTTTGACTACGATCCTCTGTCTATGTCCCCCAACCCAGATGCTGCAGATGAGGAGCTACCATTCAAAGAAGGGCAGATAATTAAG GTTTATGGTGATAAGGACACGGATGGGTTTTACAGAGGAGCAATAAAGGGCAGGATGGGGCTTCTCCCCTGTAACATGGTGTCCGAGATACGAGCGGACGATGAGGAGACCATGGATCAGCTCATCAAGCAGGGCTTTCTGCCTCTCAGCACCCCAGTCGACAAAATAG AGCAGAACAGACGAGGTCTCCGCCGAGATCAGGCCTCCCGGAGGATGGTGGCGCTCTACGACTACGACCCCAGAGAGAGCTCCCCTAACGTTGACGTTGAG GCTGAGCTGACCTTCTGTGCTGGTGACATCATTGCTGTTTTTGGAGACATTGATGAAGATGGGTTTTACTAT GGTGAGCTCAATGGCCATCGTGGCTTGGTGCCCTCTAACTTCTTGGAAGAAGTGCCTGATGACGTGGAGGTCTATCTGACCGACACCCCGTCCCACTACCCCCAGGAAGAACCCGCCAACCGGCCCCCTGCTAACTCCGCCGCAGCCGTGTCAGAGGGAAAACGG GTcactgcagaaaacacagacacGGCCAACAACATTACAACCCCTGTCCGGGCGCCGTCCCCAATCGTTCGCCCCCTCCTTCCAGGAACCATGAGACCGCTCAGCCCTCTGAGGGGTCATCATGTTCCGCTGGACCCCAGGGACCCTCAAGACCTGgcaaacaagaagaagaaaggaataCTCTCCAAAGGAAAGAAACTGCTAAAGAGACTGTCTCCTGTGAAGCAACAATAA
- the LOC103473595 gene encoding RIMS-binding protein 2-like isoform X1, whose protein sequence is MRDQTTSTKMEDLLRESQRELQWIQRQLAMIGARNRHHQHLLHIKGKSKSEFSSQQGVGHAAVHNVNRFRVLEEKNRALKQEVVALRQEKQHYRKVKAKLHAALQERNRLNLELINHQLRASKHEQVRCDYVQLRQTFATVSREKDKAQKERSQLQARVENLEHVLKHMNEALQLKQQLQTEYERGLVAFHSKQKEINQLQKAWDQTDQQHEEAVQLLEVKLCGLEQKCRSHSDHFHQLSKRLPNIRLQSEPVEFLNSNSTLVSQVPTSPEEKLSQVIDEFEARLQKGDESAPNAQLLIPQFSPCPLQTEDSEAFKLLSVKSSTVATDRSSSPRQHPPSEMEDETRSSPRSKPRYTGQVRLCTARYSYNPYDGPNEHPEAELPLVAGKYLYVYGDMDDDGFYEGELLDGQRGLVPSNFVEFVQDKEKLIGEGGEDLGPLEHMSLALMTVDGGASQDVMLGSSNSLVPCSNGTGGTLDPEDLAEDVVPYPRKITLIKQLARSVIVAWEPPVVPLGWGNISGYNVLVDGELRASIPYTGRTKCLLEKLDLDSCIYRVSVQSVTDRGLSDELRCTVLVGANVVVAPCGMRVDDIQRDTAELSWLPSNSNYSHTVYLDGAEHAVVKPGRYRLRFHNLNPLTVYKVQVVAQPHQVPWQLPLEQRERKEAGVEFCTQAAGPTPYCRTGPPMPPQDVQVLCGQAPGVLQVCWKPPILSPTGTSNGANVVGYAVCTKGQRIAEVLFPMADYVTIDLTRIQCLEAREVIVKTLSVQGESQDSQVAVIPNNLLVPLPALPLPPPMHPHVGPLPHPHPQPHLPSPHLPHPTPQLPPPPHGQPHPPHPQTHPRLPHPCGTPHPQPQPLHLQPRPLHQGPRPQHQLPLLPHPQPHPIPQRPVSARDLDAKEHTAHHGGAIPPGQPGWDPSRSPLQPPVPMQGHTLEAPHPVHLRSPSPQRILPQPQGTLIPDTVAKAIAREAAQRVAAESGKVWKEHHTNATQNIVGDRRMGRFGEQGHSFHQHPSDEEEEDEEGFARGRRRGPSVDEFLRGSELGRPPHYSHNEDYHSESSRGSDLSDIMEEDEEELFSEMQLEEGRRRNSHNTPKTNSPGGGRHDRDNGRRIQHGGSHPKRRPLMVPSIEVTSENNNEGIPSPTNEDVNYGRVARHKAWSSRRHTGGIRCPHDGCRNRDRRSPTYYDESEPEEPFRIFVALFDYDPLSMSPNPDAADEELPFKEGQIIKVYGDKDTDGFYRGAIKGRMGLLPCNMVSEIRADDEETMDQLIKQGFLPLSTPVDKIEQNRRGLRRDQASRRMVALYDYDPRESSPNVDVEAELTFCAGDIIAVFGDIDEDGFYYGELNGHRGLVPSNFLEEVPDDVEVYLTDTPSHYPQEEPANRPPANSAAAVSEGKRVTAENTDTANNITTPVRAPSPIVRPLLPGTMRPLSPLRGHHVPLDPRDPQDLANKKKKGILSKGKKLLKRLSPVKQQ, encoded by the exons GTGCGATGCGACTATGTCCAGCTGAGACAAACGTTTGCCACAGTGAGCCGGGAGAAAGACAAGGCCCAGAAGGAAAGGAGCCAACTCCAGGCCAGAGTCGAAAATCTGGAACATGTGCTAAAG CATATGAACGAAGCCTTGCAGCTAAAACAACAATTGCAGACAGAGTATGAGCGAGGATTGGTGGCCTttcacagcaaacagaaagagatCAATCAGCTACAAAAG GCTTGGGATCAAACTGACCAACAGCATGAGGAAGCAGTACAGTTATTAGAG GTCAAACTTTGTGGCCTGGAGCAGAAATGCAGGTCACACAGTGATCACTTCCACCAGCTGTCGAAAAGGCTGCCAAACATCCGTTTGCAATCAGAGCCTGTGGAGTTCCTGAATAGTAATTCCACCTTGGTGTCCCAGGTCCCGACCTCACCAGAGGAGAAACTCTCCCAAGTCATTGATGAATTTGAAGCCCGGTTGCAGAAAG GTGATGAGAGTGCACCAAATGCTCAGCTTCTGATCCCTCAGTTTTCACCCTGCCCTCTGCAGACTGAAGACAGTGAAGCATTCAAACTGCTGTCTGTCAAATCCAGCACCGTAGCAACGGATCGCTCCAGCAGCCCCCGACAGCATCCCCCATCAGAG ATGGAGGATGAGACACGCTCATCACCAAGGTCTAAACCTCGCTACACAGGCCAGGTCCGCCTTTGCACTGCCCGTTACAG TTATAACCCTTATGATGGACCGAATGAACATCCTGAAGCAGAGCTCCCTCTTGTGGCTGGAAAATATCTATACGTGTACGGAGACATGGACGATGATGGCTTTTATGAAG GGGAGTTGCTGGATGGTCAAAGAGGACTTGTTCCTTCCAACTTTGTGGAATTTGTCCAggataaagaaaaactaattggAGAGGGAGGGGAAGACTTAGGCCCTCTGGAACACATGTCCCTGGCCCTGATGACCGTGGATGGAGGTGCCTCCCAGGATGTAATGCTAGGCTCAAGTAATTCTCTCGTTCCATGCAGCAATGGGACAGGGGGGACCTTAGATCCTGAGGACTTAGCTGAGGATGTTGTGCCTTACCCCCGTAAGATAACCCTCATCAAGCAGCTGGCACGTAGTGTTATTGTGGCATGGGAGCCTCCAGTAGTGCCTTTGGGCTGGGGGAACATCTCTGGCTACAACGTATTAGTCGACGGGGAGCTTCGTGCCAGTATACCGTACACCGGCCGGACCAAGTGCTTGCTGGAAAAGCTGGACTTGGACAGCTGCATTTACCGTGTCTCCGTGCAGAGCGTCACCGACCGCGGCTTGTCGGATGAGCTCCGTTGCACCGTGCTGGTGGGAGCCAATGTGGTGGTGGCGCCGTGCGGCATGCGGGTGGATGACATCCAGCGGGACACTGCCGAGCTCTCCTGGCTGCCTAGCAACAGTAACTACAGTCACACTGTGTACTTAGATGGGGCGGAGCATGCTGTGGTAAAGCCTGGAAGGTATAGACTACGGTTCCACAACCTGAATCCCCTAACGGTGTATAAGGTCCAAGTGGTGGCACAACCCCATCAGGTGCCATGGCAACTGCCTCTGGAGCAGAGGGAGAGGAAAGAAGCCGGAGTGGAGTTTTGCACTCAAGCAGCAG GCCCAACACCATATTGCAGAACAG GTCCCCCGATGCCCCCGCAGGATGTCCAGGTGCTCTGTGGGCAGGCTCCAGGAGTTCTGCAAGTCTGCTGGAAGCCTCCCATCCTCTCTCCAACAGGCACATCTAATGGGGCAAATGTCGTTGGCTACGCAGTCTGCACTAAAGGACAAAGG ATAGCTGAGGTGCTGTTTCCAATGGCAGACTATGTCACTATTGATCTGACAAGGATTCAATGCCTGGAGGCCAGAGAAGTCATTGTTAAGACACTGTCAGTCCAGGGAGAATCCCAGGACTCCCAAGTCGCCGTCATTCCAAACAACCTGCTTGTGCCTCTACCCGCCCTGCCCCTGCCGCCCCCAATGCACCCACACGTGGGCCCTCTTCCACACCCTCATCCTCAGCCTCACCTCCCATCTCCTCACCTTCCTCACCCCACGCCCCAACTTCCGCCTCCGCCTCACGGGCAACCTCATCCTCCGCATCCACAAACCCATCCCAGACTTCCTCATCCATGCGGAACCCCGCACCCCCAACCACAGCCCTTACACCTGCAGCCTCGCCCTCTCCACCAGGGTCCCCGGCCCCAGCACCAACTGCCTCTGCTGCCCCACCCTCAACCCCACCCTATACCTCAGAGACCAGTAAGTGCCAGAGACCTGGATGCCAAAGAGCACACCGCCCACCATGGAGGAGCTATTCCGCCTGGCCAGCCCGGCTGGGACCCAAGTCGATCACCTTTGCAGCCTCCTGTGCCCATGCAAGGCCACACTCTGGAGGCCCCTCACCCTGTGCATTTGCGTTCCCCCTCCCCTCAGAGGATTCTTCCTCAGCCCCAAGGCACACTGATCCCAGATACCGTGGCTAAAGCTATTGCTCGAGAAGCAGCACAGAGGGTGGCAGCAGAAAGTGGCAAGGTCTGGAAAGAGCACCACACAAATGCTACACAAAATATTGTA ggAGACAGACGGATGGGGAGATTTGGAGAGCAGGGTCATTCATTTCACCAGCATCCCTctgatgaggaagaggaagatgaggagggaTTTGCACGAGGACGTCGGAGAGGACCCTCGGTTGACGAGTTTCTCAGAGGCTCTGAGTTGGGGAGGCCG CCTCACTATAGTCACAATGAAGATTATCACAGCGAGAGCAGCCGGGGCTCTGACCTGTCTGACATCatggaggaggatgaggaggagctgtTCTCTGAGATGCAGCTGGAAGAGGGACGACGACGCAACTCGCACAACACGCCCAAG ACTAACAGTCCTGGTGGAGGCCGCCATGACCGGGACAATGGCAGGCGAATTCAACATGGTGGATCACATCCTAAGAGGCGACCTCTAATGGTCCCATCCATTG AAGTAACCTCTGAGAATAACAATGAGGGAATCCCCTCCCCCACCAACGAAGATGTTAACTATGGCAGAGTAGCTCGACACAAGGCGTGGTCATCCCGCAGGCACACGGGCGGCATCAGGTGTCCCCATG aCGGCTGCAGGAATCGGGACCGACGCTCTCCAACGTACTATGACGAGTCAGAGCCTGAGGAACCTTTTCGGATATTTGTGGCGCTCTTTGACTACGATCCTCTGTCTATGTCCCCCAACCCAGATGCTGCAGATGAGGAGCTACCATTCAAAGAAGGGCAGATAATTAAG GTTTATGGTGATAAGGACACGGATGGGTTTTACAGAGGAGCAATAAAGGGCAGGATGGGGCTTCTCCCCTGTAACATGGTGTCCGAGATACGAGCGGACGATGAGGAGACCATGGATCAGCTCATCAAGCAGGGCTTTCTGCCTCTCAGCACCCCAGTCGACAAAATAG AGCAGAACAGACGAGGTCTCCGCCGAGATCAGGCCTCCCGGAGGATGGTGGCGCTCTACGACTACGACCCCAGAGAGAGCTCCCCTAACGTTGACGTTGAG GCTGAGCTGACCTTCTGTGCTGGTGACATCATTGCTGTTTTTGGAGACATTGATGAAGATGGGTTTTACTAT GGTGAGCTCAATGGCCATCGTGGCTTGGTGCCCTCTAACTTCTTGGAAGAAGTGCCTGATGACGTGGAGGTCTATCTGACCGACACCCCGTCCCACTACCCCCAGGAAGAACCCGCCAACCGGCCCCCTGCTAACTCCGCCGCAGCCGTGTCAGAGGGAAAACGG GTcactgcagaaaacacagacacGGCCAACAACATTACAACCCCTGTCCGGGCGCCGTCCCCAATCGTTCGCCCCCTCCTTCCAGGAACCATGAGACCGCTCAGCCCTCTGAGGGGTCATCATGTTCCGCTGGACCCCAGGGACCCTCAAGACCTGgcaaacaagaagaagaaaggaataCTCTCCAAAGGAAAGAAACTGCTAAAGAGACTGTCTCCTGTGAAGCAACAATAA